The Terriglobia bacterium genome window below encodes:
- a CDS encoding serine/threonine-protein phosphatase, with protein sequence MSKNKPGTDGWKTQAKYWKSLPPGATALILGGVFCLFAALGLVIGIINAEVMTTGHALIQALLAGGFAIVWAVAGFRRIIGLMIVIFPVQFVANFALSHMFARVPELTATVSGHAALMLRLRAEGVLAMVMIVAGYVLVVMFIRKEGLRVFGAMTEVRLAREVQQALVPALSRKIGEYELFGVSVPSGEVGGDLVDVMEGSAGWTAYVADVAGHGVSAGMLMAMIKSAARTRSSNGTLADLLCNLNRVFLSVAAPNVFVTFAGIASAGGPELTFALAGHLPVLHYSKRLGSVEERSVSNLPLGILPSAEFATASIICEPGDMLAIVTDGLTETSDEHAQELGLGPLKTAFLESAAAPLEQVVDTLRRTSLKQGEQVDDQTVLLVRRDDRAYENKWEQV encoded by the coding sequence ATGAGTAAGAACAAGCCCGGCACGGATGGGTGGAAGACGCAGGCCAAGTACTGGAAGTCGCTACCGCCGGGCGCCACAGCGCTAATACTGGGGGGCGTCTTCTGCTTGTTTGCTGCACTCGGCCTGGTCATCGGCATCATCAATGCCGAGGTGATGACGACTGGCCATGCGCTGATCCAGGCATTGCTTGCGGGAGGCTTCGCCATCGTCTGGGCCGTGGCGGGCTTTCGACGCATCATCGGGTTGATGATCGTCATATTTCCCGTGCAGTTCGTAGCGAACTTTGCCCTCAGCCACATGTTTGCCCGCGTCCCCGAGCTCACGGCTACCGTCTCCGGCCATGCGGCGTTGATGCTCCGACTTCGGGCAGAAGGCGTGCTGGCCATGGTGATGATCGTCGCTGGTTACGTTCTGGTAGTCATGTTCATCCGCAAGGAAGGACTGCGCGTGTTCGGCGCTATGACCGAGGTGCGGCTGGCAAGAGAGGTGCAACAGGCGCTGGTGCCGGCATTGTCACGCAAGATCGGGGAGTATGAGCTATTCGGAGTTTCCGTTCCCAGCGGCGAAGTTGGTGGAGACCTGGTGGACGTGATGGAGGGTTCAGCCGGCTGGACGGCCTACGTCGCTGATGTCGCTGGCCATGGCGTGTCCGCTGGAATGCTCATGGCCATGATCAAGAGCGCCGCCCGCACGCGCTCGTCCAACGGGACCCTCGCCGACCTACTTTGCAATCTCAACCGGGTGTTCTTGTCCGTGGCCGCGCCGAACGTCTTCGTGACCTTCGCCGGTATCGCCAGCGCCGGTGGTCCCGAACTCACCTTCGCGCTCGCCGGTCATCTGCCCGTTCTGCATTACAGCAAGCGCCTGGGATCGGTGGAGGAGCGGTCCGTCTCCAACTTGCCGCTGGGGATTCTGCCGAGTGCCGAGTTTGCCACCGCGTCCATCATCTGCGAACCGGGAGACATGCTGGCGATCGTGACCGACGGCCTTACGGAGACCTCCGACGAACACGCGCAGGAGCTCGGTCTGGGGCCGCTGAAGACAGCTTTCCTCGAATCCGCCGCCGCTCCCCTGGAGCAGGTCGTGGACACGCTGCGCAGAACATCTTTGAAGCAGGGAGAACAGGTGGATGATCAAACCGTGCTGCTCGTGCGCAGGGATGATCGAGCTTACGAAAACAAATGGGAGCAAGTATGA